The Actinomycetota bacterium genomic sequence TTGGTCGGGTTCGGGCGCTTGCGACCGATGGTCGACAACGTGAACAGCGCCACGGCGACGCCGCCGCCGAGGATGATGTAGATCAGGAGTGGAAGCCAGGTATATAGGTCCAAAGGGACCGGCCTCTCCGCAGTCGCCGCAGTGTTCCGATGGTGTGTACCACCGGGCGGTACGGAGTCACCCTAACAGCGGTCGCGCACAAGCGCACCATCGTGCGGATTGCCTCATGGCAACGGGGATCTCAGGGGTCCCCCAAGTACCATTTGTAACATTCTCGTGACGAAAGCGCACAAGCCCCCAGAGCCCCGGTGTCAGGCACTTAACCGAAAGCAGGGGGACCACCCCCAAGGCTTCGTTGACACAACTTCGTGTCGTGTTCGTTGCGATGCTACTGCCCTTGATGACATCCGCCGGTGGACCATCGAGGGGTGAGATTCACGCGCCACGAGCGCAATCGCTTGCGCTTCTTCCGGCTCTCGGCGGATGACATCGCCACCTCCGTCTTGATCGACTCGGGCTGGATATCTCAGGACGACCGGGGCAACATCGAGGTCACGGGCTTCATCCGCGGCCATCGCGTGACGGCGGTCTTCGCCAGGGATGAGCCCGATTTCGTGATGACCAACTTCGGGGAGAGGGGGAGACGACCGTGAGAGCGCTCTACGACAGCGAGGCGCACGCCATCTGGATCGACGTCATCGATCCCCCTGCAACAACGGGCGTGGGCGCTGATGACGACACCTACCCGACCCTCCCGCACTACGACACAGACGATCGGCTCATCGCCGTGGAGCTCCTCCGGGCCGAAACGCTCTCCGAGGAGAAGGTCGTGACCGCCCTCACCGGACTCGACCTCGACATCCCCACGCTGCTGGCCGCGTGGCGCGCCGGCGTTGCGGCCCCCGATCGCGAGGTCGTGGTGGGCCTCGCCATCCCCGCCTAGCCGGTGGCCATCGACCGCATCGCCTGGTTCTCGGACCTCGTGGCCGAGAACCCCGATGAGCCCCGCGCAAGGTTCGGCCTGGCCGTGGCGCTGCGGCAGGCCGAGCGGTGGGACGATGCCGTGCCGCAGTACCGCGCCTACCTCGACCTGGCCACCGACGAGGGCGCGGCCTACGGCCATCTCGCCGAGTGCCTGGCCGCGCTGGGCGACGACGACGCAGCTGCCGACGCCTATCTGGCCGGCATCGACGCCGCACTGGCGCACGGCCACGCCGGCCTGGCCGACGACTTCCGCGAGGCCATAGAGGGCCTGGGCTGAGCGCCACCTCGCAGCCGCTCTCGCTGCGCGGCGCCGCGCGGTTCTGGGCGCGCAACGCCACCATCGGGCGCAAGACGATCCTCACCACGCTCGGCCCGCGCTTCGTGGAGGCCATCGCCTACCTGGCCATCATGGGCCTGGGCCTGGGCGCCTATCTCACGTCGGTGGACGGCGTGTCGTACGTGGTGTTCATCGCGCCCGGCATCGCCGCCAGCGCGGTGATGTTCGGGGCCATCCTCGAGACGTCCTACAACGCCTTCGTGCGCATCCACGTACGAAGGGTGTTCGAGGCAGCGGTCACCACGCCCCTCTCGGTGGGCGACGTGGTGGTGGGCGAGTACATGTGGGGCGCCACCCGCGGCACCATCTACGGGGTGGTGTTCCTCATCGTGATGGCGCCCTTCGGGCTCATCGAGAGCTGGTGGGCGCTGCTGTGCCCGCTGGTGTTCGTGATCGGCGCCCTCACGTTCGGGGTGCTCGGCATGACCTACACCTCGTTCACCTCGAACATCGAGCACTTCAACATCTTCTGGACCGGCGTGATGACGCCCATGTTCCTGTTCGGGGGCATCTTCTTCCCGTTCACGGCGCTGCCTGACTGGGCGCAGGTGATCGGCTGGTGCCTGCCGCTCAGCCACATGGTGGCCGCCACGCGAGAGCTGGTGATGGGTGACGTGGGATGGGTCACCCTTGGCCACGTGGCCGTGCTCGCCGCCTTCGCCGCGGTGCTGTTCTGGGTACCCGTGCGCCGGCTCGGTCGCACGCTCCTGGCGTAACCGCGAGTCCGAGCCGCCGGAGCTTGTGAACATGGTGTTACACCGGTGAAACATGCCGCTCGCGGACCCGTAGCGTGCGACCCATCGTCAGCGTCTTGAGGAGTTCTTCTACATGAAGCACAGCATCCTCGTGGCGGGCGGGGTGCTCGTCGCATCCGCCTCGCTCATCGCCGCCGGGTGCGGCTCCAGCAGCACGTCGAGTGCCGACACCACCGCAACAGGTGGCGGAGAGGCCCCCGCCGGCGCCGCCGTGGGATCGGGCGCCACGTTCCCGGCGCTGGCCTACACCCGTTGGTGCCAGGAGTCGGAGACATGCACCTATGCCGCCAAGGGATCCGGCGCGGGCATCAAGGACCTCACCTCGGGCACCGTCGCCTGGGCGGGGTCGGATGCCCCCCTCGAAGCCGAGGAGCAGAAGGCCATCGGCAAGACGGTCTACTACTTCCCCACCCTGCTGGGCGCCATCACCCTGCCCACCAACATCGAGGGCGTCAGCAAGGCCATCAACCTCACCGGCCCGGCGCTC encodes the following:
- a CDS encoding ABC transporter permease, with amino-acid sequence MEAIAYLAIMGLGLGAYLTSVDGVSYVVFIAPGIAASAVMFGAILETSYNAFVRIHVRRVFEAAVTTPLSVGDVVVGEYMWGATRGTIYGVVFLIVMAPFGLIESWWALLCPLVFVIGALTFGVLGMTYTSFTSNIEHFNIFWTGVMTPMFLFGGIFFPFTALPDWAQVIGWCLPLSHMVAATRELVMGDVGWVTLGHVAVLAAFAAVLFWVPVRRLGRTLLA
- a CDS encoding tetratricopeptide repeat protein is translated as MAIDRIAWFSDLVAENPDEPRARFGLAVALRQAERWDDAVPQYRAYLDLATDEGAAYGHLAECLAALGDDDAAADAYLAGIDAALAHGHAGLADDFREAIEGLG